In one Drosophila pseudoobscura strain MV-25-SWS-2005 chromosome X, UCI_Dpse_MV25, whole genome shotgun sequence genomic region, the following are encoded:
- the Cln7 gene encoding major facilitator superfamily domain-containing protein 8 isoform X2, whose protein sequence is MALPQQDPDAGKEFMGLIVAANPLGQMIFSPIFGWWGNKLGTIRLPLLLSLALFTVASGMYSSLELRPPDVKYWMLASRFLIGVSSANIALCRSYLSAATRISERTHAVSMVSLAQVLGFIIGPTLQAAVTPLGAEGHVWLWGKMHFNMYTGSGWINVIMSMCNFVMFLPGVFEEHKIAAREVMVMQGGTSERDTWKGIKPSYLSAWTLIVAFFVLVFNFVLLETLGTSLTMDMFAWSNEQALWNMGIMMTTAAIVSLVTFVMIEPMCKLFAERYVLIWGGFSLMVMGRVLFLPWGPDPPKVALAFNASLNLSYEDPFYLGCPATQEWCAVIPAVTLTQFIIGFALTSVGYPIGVTLIQTIFSKVLGPRPQGVWMGWMTGSGCLSRVLGPVFVGSIYTRLGTYWTFGVTSFMMLVAMIALQCGNRLLIPPTFDKPAPVELQELSKLNGTQIEDNSPDESLISEKHTEPT, encoded by the exons ATGGCCCTTCCTCAACAAG ATCCCGATGCGGGCAAGGAGTTCATGGGTCTGATAGTCGCCGCCAATCCATTGGGACAAATGATCTTCAGTCCTATATTCGGCTGGTGGGGCAATAAGCTAGGCACCATTCGCCTCCCGCTGCTCCTTTCACTAGCCTTGTTCACTGTAGCCAGCGGCATGTACTCCTCATTGGAGCTGCGTCCCCCCGATGTCAAGTACTGGATGCTGGCCTCAAGATTTCTGATTGGAGTCAGTTCGGCAAACATAGCCCTGTGCCGATCCTACTTGTCGGCCGCCACGCGAATCAGCGAGCGCACCCATGCCGTCTCTATGGTGTCTTTGGCCCAGGTTTTGGGTTTCATCATCGGCCCGACACTCCAAGCGGCAGTCACACCGCTGGGTGCTGAGGGTCATGTCTGGCTTTGGGGCAAGATGCACTTTAACATGTACACGGGCTCCGGCTGGATCAATGTGATCATGAGTATGTGCAACTTCGTGATGTTCCTACCCGGCGTATTTGAG GAACACAAAATAGCCGCTCGCGAGGTAATGGTCATGCAGGGTGGCACTTCAGAGCGAGATACGTGGAAGGGCATCAAGCCGAGTTACCTGTCCGCCTGGACCCTGATTGTGGCCTTCTTTGTGCTCGTCTTCAACTTTGTGCTCCTCGAGAC TTTGGGCACGTCGTTGACGATGGATATGTTCGCCTGGTCGAACGAGCAGGCGCTCTGGAATATGGGCATCATGATGACAACTGCAGCCATAGTTTCGCTGGTGACATTCGTGATGATCGAACCGATGTGCAAGCTGTTCGCCGAACGTTACGTGCTCATCTGGGGCGGCTTCTCGCTGATGGTAATGGGCCGGGTGCTCTTCCTACCATGGGGACCCGATCCACCTAAGGTGGCTCTGGCCTTTAATGCAAGCCTCAATCTAAGCTACGAAGATCCCTTCTATCTGGGCTGCCCAGCCACACAGGAATGGTGTGCTGTGATTCCAGCCGTGACCTTGACACAGTTCATCATTGGCTTTGCCCTCACCTCCGTGGGCTATCCAATTGGCGTGACCCTCATCCAGACCATCTTCTCGAAGGTGCTTGGGCCGCGGCCCCAGGGCGTCTGGATGGGCTGGATGACTGGCTCGGGTTGCCTGTCGCGCGTCTTGGGTCCTGTCTTTGTTGGCTCCATTTACACCAGATTAGGAACTTACTGGACCTTTGGGGTTACATCGTTTATGATGCTCGTCGCAATGATTGCGCTGCAGTGTGGCAA TCGCCTTCTCATACCGCCCACATTCGACAAGCCAGCGCCTGTGGAGCTGCAAGAATTGAGTAAACTCAATGGCACACAAATAGAAGACAACTCACCGGATGAATCGCTCATTTCCGAAAAGCACACTGAGCCCACCTAA
- the Cln7 gene encoding major facilitator superfamily domain-containing protein 8 isoform X1 has product MDFFRKMRSRMETKRLPEDVDDGLETLEEYTQRWRSVRIIYFTMFLMALGFSIIITGIWPFLNKLDPDAGKEFMGLIVAANPLGQMIFSPIFGWWGNKLGTIRLPLLLSLALFTVASGMYSSLELRPPDVKYWMLASRFLIGVSSANIALCRSYLSAATRISERTHAVSMVSLAQVLGFIIGPTLQAAVTPLGAEGHVWLWGKMHFNMYTGSGWINVIMSMCNFVMFLPGVFEEHKIAAREVMVMQGGTSERDTWKGIKPSYLSAWTLIVAFFVLVFNFVLLETLGTSLTMDMFAWSNEQALWNMGIMMTTAAIVSLVTFVMIEPMCKLFAERYVLIWGGFSLMVMGRVLFLPWGPDPPKVALAFNASLNLSYEDPFYLGCPATQEWCAVIPAVTLTQFIIGFALTSVGYPIGVTLIQTIFSKVLGPRPQGVWMGWMTGSGCLSRVLGPVFVGSIYTRLGTYWTFGVTSFMMLVAMIALQCGNRLLIPPTFDKPAPVELQELSKLNGTQIEDNSPDESLISEKHTEPT; this is encoded by the exons ATGGATTTTTTCCGCAAAATGCGCTCCCGCATGGAAACCAAAAGACTGCCCGAGGATGTCGACGATGGACTGGAGACCCTGGAGGAGTACACGCAGCGCTGGCGCTCCGTGCGCATCATCTACTTTACAATGTTCCTGATGGCGCTGGGCTTTAGCATCATCATCACGGGGATATGGCCCTTCCTCAACAAG CTAGATCCCGATGCGGGCAAGGAGTTCATGGGTCTGATAGTCGCCGCCAATCCATTGGGACAAATGATCTTCAGTCCTATATTCGGCTGGTGGGGCAATAAGCTAGGCACCATTCGCCTCCCGCTGCTCCTTTCACTAGCCTTGTTCACTGTAGCCAGCGGCATGTACTCCTCATTGGAGCTGCGTCCCCCCGATGTCAAGTACTGGATGCTGGCCTCAAGATTTCTGATTGGAGTCAGTTCGGCAAACATAGCCCTGTGCCGATCCTACTTGTCGGCCGCCACGCGAATCAGCGAGCGCACCCATGCCGTCTCTATGGTGTCTTTGGCCCAGGTTTTGGGTTTCATCATCGGCCCGACACTCCAAGCGGCAGTCACACCGCTGGGTGCTGAGGGTCATGTCTGGCTTTGGGGCAAGATGCACTTTAACATGTACACGGGCTCCGGCTGGATCAATGTGATCATGAGTATGTGCAACTTCGTGATGTTCCTACCCGGCGTATTTGAG GAACACAAAATAGCCGCTCGCGAGGTAATGGTCATGCAGGGTGGCACTTCAGAGCGAGATACGTGGAAGGGCATCAAGCCGAGTTACCTGTCCGCCTGGACCCTGATTGTGGCCTTCTTTGTGCTCGTCTTCAACTTTGTGCTCCTCGAGAC TTTGGGCACGTCGTTGACGATGGATATGTTCGCCTGGTCGAACGAGCAGGCGCTCTGGAATATGGGCATCATGATGACAACTGCAGCCATAGTTTCGCTGGTGACATTCGTGATGATCGAACCGATGTGCAAGCTGTTCGCCGAACGTTACGTGCTCATCTGGGGCGGCTTCTCGCTGATGGTAATGGGCCGGGTGCTCTTCCTACCATGGGGACCCGATCCACCTAAGGTGGCTCTGGCCTTTAATGCAAGCCTCAATCTAAGCTACGAAGATCCCTTCTATCTGGGCTGCCCAGCCACACAGGAATGGTGTGCTGTGATTCCAGCCGTGACCTTGACACAGTTCATCATTGGCTTTGCCCTCACCTCCGTGGGCTATCCAATTGGCGTGACCCTCATCCAGACCATCTTCTCGAAGGTGCTTGGGCCGCGGCCCCAGGGCGTCTGGATGGGCTGGATGACTGGCTCGGGTTGCCTGTCGCGCGTCTTGGGTCCTGTCTTTGTTGGCTCCATTTACACCAGATTAGGAACTTACTGGACCTTTGGGGTTACATCGTTTATGATGCTCGTCGCAATGATTGCGCTGCAGTGTGGCAA TCGCCTTCTCATACCGCCCACATTCGACAAGCCAGCGCCTGTGGAGCTGCAAGAATTGAGTAAACTCAATGGCACACAAATAGAAGACAACTCACCGGATGAATCGCTCATTTCCGAAAAGCACACTGAGCCCACCTAA
- the lark gene encoding RNA-binding protein lark, protein MPGAGTFKLFIGNLDEKTQATELRALFEKYGTVVECDVVKNYGFVHMETEQQGRDAIQNLNGYVLNDNAIKVEAAKSRRAPNTPTTKIFVGNLTDKTRAPEVRELFQKYGTVVECDIVRNYGFVHLDCVGDVQDAIKELNGRVVDGQPLKVQVSTSRVRPKPGMGDPEQCYRCGRSGHWSKECPRLYGSTGGGREPPSPLSAGGYRDRMYGRDPYPPPPPPPPFLRDRIMDGFRDYDYYDRRFEDSRDLYERRYQSSRMRDFPPPPISRREPMPLPPPLSGSLRSCSVTRGYDTMFSRRSPPPPRSSNGMSRYGSPTPHGYEDFSRDSFDDRMISSRGMRGPSPPGRRYAPY, encoded by the exons ATGCCCGGAGCCGGCACGTTCAAGTTGTTCATCGGGAATCTCGATGAAAAAACTCAGGCTACCGAGCTGCGTGCGCTCTTCGAGAAATACGGTACAGTCGTCGAGTGCGATGTGGTCAAGAACTATGGGTTTGTGCACATGGAAACCGAACAGCAGGGTCGCGATGCCATACAGAACTTGAACGGTTACGTTTTGAATGATAATGCCATCAAAGTGGAGGCTGCCAAAAGTCGTCGCGCCCCCAACACGCCCACTACGAAAATCTTCGTGGGAAATCTAACCGATAAAACGCGGGCACCAGAGGTGCGTGAGCTGTTTCAGAAATACGGCACCGTCGTCGAGTGCGACATTGTGCGCAACTATGGGTTCGTGCATCTGGACTGTGTGGGTGATGTGCAGGATGCCATCAAGGAGTTGAACGGTCGCGTGGTCGATGGCCAACCGCTCAAGGTTCAAGTATCGACTAGTCGTGTGCGCCCCAAACCGGGCATGGGCGATCCGGAGCAGTGTTATCGTTGCGGCCGTTCCGGTCATTGGTCGAAAGAGTGTCCGCGCCTCTATGGCAGCACCGGAGGCGGACGCGAACCGCCATCGCCGCTCAGTGCCGGTGGCTACAGAGATCGTATGTACGGTCGTGATCCTTAtccgccaccaccacctccgccGCCATTCCTGCGTGATCGCATTATGGATGGCTTTAGG GATTATGATTACTATGACCGCCGCTTCGAGGATTCACGCGACCTGTACGAGCGCCGCTATCAGTCATCGCGTATGCGCGACTTCCCACCACCACCGATTTCACGACGCGAGCCCATGCCATTGCCGCCTCCGTTGAGCGGCAGCCTGCGCTCTTGCAGCGTCACACGTGGATATGACACCATGTTCAGTCGTCGctcgccaccgccaccacgcAGCAGCAATGGAATGAGTCGTTATGG CTCGCCCACACCCCATGGCTATGAGGACTTTAGTCGTGATTCCTTTGACGATCGCATGATCTCGTCACGAGGTATGCGCGGTCCCTCTCCACCGGGTCGCCGCTATGCGCCCTACTGA
- the wrm2 gene encoding uncharacterized protein wrm2: MALYFLYPAVAALALFIVGVIIIMLRYGPRLCGLRHHALPDNHDLREKTYEHEISYA, encoded by the coding sequence ATGGCCCTATATTTCCTATACCCTGCTGTTGCCGCTCTGGCCTTGTTCATCGTCGGCGTCATTATAATTATGCTGCGCTATGGGCCACGTCTCTGTGGCCTGCGCCATCATGCGCTCCCTGACAACCATGACCTCAGGGAGAAGACATACGAGCATGAGATAAGCTATGCATAA
- the wrm1 gene encoding uncharacterized protein wrm1 yields MSTIEEERKAYEKNPYFTGHIYGNFSPFYVTIAICTVVLGTIIILNIILGCCSKHRKYWQDRHTGNRWLVSIWSATPHNQPPLDFTELKDASYFQRFHPTTHQQVFPDEVVIGVDELEPVHSSHHQRPPRPEGRTLHHQRQREEYVELQKRESDI; encoded by the exons ATGTCCACAATCGAAGAGGAACGTAAGGCATACGAAAAGAACCCCTACTTCACCGGTCACATCTACGGCAATTTCTCGCCATTTTATGTGACTATTGCCATCTGCACCGTTGTACTTGGCACGATAATCATACTGAATATTATCTTGGGCTGCTGCTCCAAGCATCGCAAGTACTGGCAGGACAGACATACAGGCAACCGCTGGTTGGTGTCCATCTGGTCTGCAACACCGCACAATCAACCGCCATTGGACTTCACTGAACTGAAAGACGCTTCCTATTTCCAGCGTTTCCAT CCCACCACCCATCAGCAAGTGTTCCCCGACGAGGTGGTTATTGGCGTTGACGAGTTAGAGCCCGTGCATTCATCGCATCATCAGCGTCCGCCACGCCCAGAAGGTCGTACTCTGCATCATCAGCGGCAGCGCGAGGAATACGTAGAGCTTCAGAAGCGTGAGAGTGACATCTAA
- the eco gene encoding N-acetyltransferase eco, with translation METPTGSGYSTRPERMPTPRLSERKRQLFRSRSTNLDQIDDDDGVGILGISPLKPHASSKKPSHLKFDREPEGRLLRSSTSSSPETNKENKKIRGGGVVAATDQLPLLFTKTMCINSNNSSINSSPRTPRAKKGHVIIPESDDDESDAAGGNSIHRVATKRVHTTATATSVEAASSQDSDSGSPQSKQKKTSLEGSIPTMAFYSHSGTPSLRKKANSKKGNSMKHIDQQQRGGKAKTSPTSRPRLGINKGVHHKIRKPNRYVPHSHLPPTDIDHILGALRNEKLKSLITDKREERAKVELVHQVLHSARDPIKMAKPLSVLAADDANNNMPEGTWQHTSDFSDLSEDEEQQSDPAMELEPIIPLIRHEAVTIPPPEPTDLSKRKFFKSGRRSSTCMEVRITDNIKASVSQGRISLIQHPAKKARRVRVKSATLFSAEQATVDAILRNLDDTVVDEIIESNKSKATTTSPIEAKDAPSAEVEDASMEVEEVPEMVDYRHKLINTESVHDNDPDSDPFAKFRQRLPYNTDDPETMEQQKILLEFLISNNICTDEYFEYFIGDPESHKEEATRIVDQLYMVVHAEQSAQEAPMRSEAEAVVEKAPTPEPQPQEQPSDPAVIKPKLFPIFTQRLQPVPQKCTRRKPDTSMRLQSAATGSGQYQIDAGQKAFGARQCQQCGLVYTVHEPEEEKLHREYHNSIHVLRFKGWLDEDIVAVYPEWASDGRIIRINQNAPALRLERLKDLIGVVDKELGYSSYIVPKVFYAFFAIRKQQIVGFCLVQPLTQAHRFIQVDGTDYFSEDTYEASCGVSRIWVSPLNRRQGIASKLMRTVQSHTILGQEISMDRIAFSTPTDDGRALARHITRTDNFLTYDQ, from the exons ATGGAGACGCCAACGGGTAGTGGATATTCCACTCGCCCCGAGCGCATGCCCACTCCCCGATTGTCTGAGCGTAAGAGGCAATTATTtcgcagccgcagcaccaATCTGGACCAAattgacgatgacgatggcgtTGGAATCCTTGGAATATCACCACTGAAACCACATGCCAGCTCAAAGAAGCCCAGCCATCTCAAATTTGATCGGGAACCTGAGGGAAGACTATTGCGCAGCAGCACGAGCAGTTCGCCGGAGACCAACAAGGAGAACAAAAAGATACGTGGAGGAGGAGTCGTGGCTGCCACCGATCAGCTGCCGCTCTTATTTACCAAAACAATGTGCATCAATAGCAATAATAGCAGCATTAACAGCAGTCCACGCACGCCCAGAGCGAAGAAGGGTCATGTGATTATTCCAGAGTCGGATGACGATGAAAGTGATGCAGCTGGAGGAAACTCAATTCATCGAGTGGCCACAAAGCGAGTGCAcactacggctacggctacgtcAGTAGAAGCTGCTTCGTCGCAAGATTCGGATTCAGGGTCGCCGCAGTCTAAACAGAAGAAGACTAGCCTGGAGGGCAGCATTCCAACCATGGCATTCTATTCCCACAGTGGAACCCCCAGTTTACGAAAGAAGGCGAATTCCAAAAAGGGAAACTCAATGAAGCACAtagatcagcagcagcgcggTGGCAAGGCGAAAACGTCACCAACGTCTCGGCCTCGGTTGGGCATCAATAAAGGAGTGCACCACAAGATACGGAAGCCAAATCGGTACGTTCCGCACAGCCATTTGCCTCCCACTGATATAGATCACATCCTGGGCGCGCTGCGCAATGAGAAGCTCAAAAGTCTGATCACCGATAAGCGGGAAGAGCGCGCAAAGGTAGAGCTCGTGCACCAAGTCCTGCACAGTGCTCGCGATCCGATTAAAATGGCCAAGCCGTTGAGTGTTTTAGCAGCAGATgacgccaacaacaacatgcCCGAAGGTACGTGGCAACATACCTCAGACTTCTCCGATCTGAGTGAAGACGAAGAACAACAGTCCGATCCAGCTATGGAGTTGGAACCCATTATACCGCTGATTCGCCATGAAGCGGTCACCATCCCCCCACCTGAGCCGACGGATCTGAGCAAGCGCAAGTTCTTCAAGTCgggaaggaggagcagcacgTGCATGGAAGTCAGGATCACTGACAACATAAAAGCCAGTGTAAGTCAGGGGAGGATTTCTCTGATCCAGCACCCCGCAAAGAAGGCACGAAGAGTGCGCGTCAAATCAGCTACCTTATTCTCTGCGGAGCAGGCCACCGTAGATGCCATTCTTCGGAATTTAGACGACACAGTCGTAGACGAGATAATCGAATCGAATAAATCAAAGGCCACGACGACATCTCCCATTGAGGCGAAGGACGCTCCGTCCGCTGAGGTGGAGGACGCTTCcatggaggtggaggaggtaCCCGAAATGGTTGATTATCgccataaattaataaataccGAAAGTGTTCACGATAATGATCCCGACTCCGATCCCTTTGCTAAATTCCGCCAGCGACTGCCTTATAACACCGATGATCCAGAGACCATGGAACAGCAGAAAATTCTTCTGGAGTTCCTGATTAGCAATAACATCTGTACGGACGAGTATTTCGAGTACTTCATTGGCGATCCCGAAAGTCACAAGGAGGAAGCCACACGGATTGTCGATCAGTTGTATATGGTGGTCCACGCTGAACAGTCGGCGCAGGAAGCTCCTATGAGGTCGGAGGCAGAAGCGGTGGTAGAGAAAGCGCCGACACCAGAGCCACAACCTCAGGAACAACCGTCTGATCCAGCAGTTATAAAGCCAAAACTCTTTCCCATATTCACACAACGTCTCCAGCCTGTTCCTCAGAAATGCACGCGACGCAAGCCAGATACCTCAATGCGATTGCAATCGGCGGCCACTGGTTCCGGTCAGTACCAAATCGACGCTGGACAGAAGGCATTCGGAGCGAGGCAATGCCAACAGTGCGGCTTGGTCTACACCGTCCACGAGCCAGAGGAGGAGAAGTTGCATCGGGAGTACCACAATTCCATACATGTTTTACGTTTTAAGGGTTGGCTCGACGAGGACATTGTGGCAGTGTATCCAGAATGGGCAAGCGATGGACGGATTATACGCATTAATCAAAATGCTCCTGCATTGCGACTCGAGAGGCTTAAGGATCTAATTGGAGTGGTAGATAAGGAACTGGGATATTCTTCGTACATTGTGCCAAAGGTGTTTTACGCATTTTTTGCCATACGGAAACAACAAATTGTGGGTTTTTGCCTGGTGCAGCCCCTTACCCAGGCACATCGGTTCATTCAGGTTGATGGAACGGACTACTTTAGCGAGGATACTTACGAGGCCAG TTGTGGCGTCTCTCGCATTTGGGTTTCTCCTCTGAACCGGCGTCAAGGAATAGCCAGCAAGCTCATGAGGACTGTACAGAGTCATACAATATTGGGCCAGGAAATCTCTATGGATCGCATTGCGTTCAGCACACCAACCGATGACGGGCGGGCGTTGGCGCGACATATCACGAGAACCGATAATTTTTTGACCTACGACCAGTGA